One part of the Streptococcus sp. oral taxon 431 genome encodes these proteins:
- a CDS encoding DUF4261 domain-containing protein: MNFLKNLFTSKKEKSEKKKQLILSMPLFKGNQAYSFDQVIQELKSHWGLEISEVSGDDSSATFVIDGALVALALMDLPIPSQEFEKLYAYSYLWQDVEKETQEHTQHAIVSILSDNLSPVETYSLLTKVNASILKTSQLAIGIYQGSTTLLLPKDLYLDLADLLKEEMLPLQLWIYMGIINQGDKTSIYTYGLKEFGRTEIEIIESPMNSDDLYYFLLSILQYVLGSDVTLKDGETIGFSEDQKIKITESKAVYLEGNSLKLDV; encoded by the coding sequence GTGAATTTTTTAAAAAATCTATTTACTAGTAAGAAAGAAAAGTCAGAGAAGAAAAAACAACTGATCTTGTCCATGCCTCTTTTCAAAGGCAATCAAGCCTATTCTTTCGACCAGGTCATTCAGGAATTGAAATCTCACTGGGGACTTGAAATTTCTGAAGTTTCTGGGGATGATTCTAGTGCAACCTTTGTGATTGATGGTGCTCTCGTTGCGCTGGCTTTGATGGATCTTCCCATCCCAAGTCAAGAATTTGAAAAATTGTATGCCTATTCTTACCTCTGGCAGGATGTTGAGAAGGAAACACAGGAGCACACACAGCATGCTATTGTTTCTATTTTGTCTGACAATCTTTCGCCAGTAGAAACTTATTCCCTGTTAACTAAAGTCAATGCCTCTATCCTAAAAACTAGTCAATTAGCTATTGGTATTTATCAGGGTTCTACCACCTTGCTCTTGCCCAAAGATCTTTATCTAGACCTGGCTGACCTTTTGAAAGAAGAAATGCTTCCCCTTCAACTCTGGATTTACATGGGAATTATCAACCAGGGAGATAAAACTAGTATTTACACTTATGGTTTGAAAGAGTTTGGAAGAACTGAGATTGAAATTATCGAGTCTCCTATGAATAGCGATGACTTATATTATTTCCTCTTGTCTATTCTTCAGTATGTTTTAGGCAGTGATGTCACCTTAAAGGACGGTGAAACCATTGGCTTTTCAGAAGATCAAAAAATCAAAATCACTGAGTCAAAAGCCGTCTATTTGGAAGGAAATTCCTTGAAATTAGATGTTTAA